In a single window of the Pyrococcus sp. NA2 genome:
- a CDS encoding glycosyltransferase family 39 protein, producing the protein MKDKRVLFLIVSWALIFLPYIVTRKSPPGYIIGGDTLVHAAIARGIYLGRNPFLDQTYNVSPNWYPFLYHLIVATFAKVMGSIEKSMLSLQAIFSLAMILTMFWIAKNLWGEKAGIFALSLSLLLLPAHRYPNPKELAPLLGIASIYFSLRRKYYLAGFFTGLSLWTHYAVAAPLIVFLLILAIKDRRHLISLALTLLIFSPFVVNIVLHAQFLFPHIEDIYMFWITDTLEKKLMSLLPPLYIIPFVALALIKMYEEKGECSRGLFLLVLIIGGMRLFPEILKPFGIDIWSSRFTGLLPYTYILLSSYGVRNFNGKIREFLVLALIPILASVNFWHSVLSDPFIQASNLELREYFPQEHFVEVAEWIIKNTARDEVVGAGEEMGMMINALTGRPIIATMYGHGNPFLNNAERRNDLRLLFLGNCREKTLVLQKYKLKYLIIDSLTEAYNMSCIGKVVFRVEGVEIIEIMTS; encoded by the coding sequence ATGAAGGATAAGAGGGTCTTATTTTTAATTGTTTCCTGGGCCCTTATCTTCCTTCCTTATATAGTGACTAGGAAAAGTCCCCCAGGTTACATAATAGGAGGAGATACACTAGTTCACGCGGCTATTGCGAGGGGAATTTATCTTGGGAGGAATCCCTTCTTGGATCAAACCTATAATGTCTCTCCCAATTGGTATCCCTTCCTTTACCATCTAATCGTCGCAACCTTCGCCAAGGTAATGGGGAGCATAGAGAAGAGCATGCTATCACTACAGGCAATATTTTCTCTTGCCATGATACTTACGATGTTCTGGATAGCTAAAAATTTGTGGGGGGAGAAAGCTGGAATATTCGCTTTATCACTTTCCCTTTTACTGCTTCCAGCGCATAGGTATCCAAATCCTAAAGAATTGGCTCCACTTTTGGGCATAGCTTCAATATATTTTTCCCTGCGGAGGAAATACTATCTGGCAGGTTTTTTCACAGGGTTATCCTTGTGGACCCATTACGCTGTTGCAGCTCCTTTAATAGTTTTCTTACTGATCTTGGCTATTAAGGATAGGAGGCATTTAATTTCTCTCGCTTTAACCTTGCTCATTTTCTCTCCTTTTGTCGTTAACATAGTTCTCCATGCTCAATTCCTATTTCCTCATATAGAAGACATCTACATGTTCTGGATTACTGACACCTTGGAGAAGAAACTTATGAGTTTGCTTCCTCCTCTGTACATTATTCCTTTTGTCGCTTTAGCCTTGATTAAGATGTACGAGGAGAAGGGTGAATGTTCTAGGGGGTTGTTCTTGCTTGTCTTAATAATAGGTGGAATGAGGTTATTTCCAGAGATATTGAAGCCTTTTGGAATTGATATCTGGTCCTCTAGGTTTACGGGTTTATTACCCTACACTTACATCTTGCTGTCCTCTTATGGTGTTCGAAACTTTAATGGAAAAATTCGAGAGTTCCTTGTTCTTGCTTTAATTCCTATACTTGCCTCGGTCAATTTCTGGCATTCAGTTTTAAGTGATCCATTTATTCAAGCCTCAAATCTCGAACTTAGGGAGTACTTTCCCCAGGAACATTTCGTTGAAGTTGCAGAGTGGATTATCAAGAACACGGCGAGGGATGAAGTCGTGGGAGCAGGGGAGGAGATGGGAATGATGATAAATGCCCTAACCGGAAGGCCAATTATCGCAACTATGTATGGACACGGGAACCCCTTCCTAAATAATGCAGAGAGGAGGAATGATTTGAGGCTTTTATTCCTGGGGAATTGTCGTGAGAAAACACTTGTACTGCAAAAATACAAACTCAAATACTTAATAATTGACTCCCTAACTGAGGCTTATAATATGAGTTGTATTGGAAAAGTGGTTTTTAGGGTAGAAGGCGTTGAAATTATAGAAATCATGACTTCGTAG
- a CDS encoding amidohydrolase yields the protein MKALINGNIYTSFKPLRRVSGIVISNGRVIYAGDSEVAKRIAKMANGEVQDLKGKYVIPAFFDSHLHLDELGMSLEMVDLRGVKSMEELLERLKRGRGRIVFGFGWDQDELGEWPTKDVLNEIDRPVFIYRKCFHVAVANDEMLKLLNLPSSEDFEEDTGIIKENALGEARRIINEKVLSLEDYIHYIEKAQEHLLNLGVKSVAFMSVNEKSLRALFALEREGKLKINVFAYLNPSLLDYLERIGMGRFGSDRLVISGVKLFTDGSLGARTALLSEPYEDDPSTSGQLVMEEEELVKVIERAKALGLDVAIHAIGDKGLDVALNAFEEAGFSGRIEHASVVRDDQLERIKRLKVRLSVQPHFIISDWWVVERVGERRARWVYRFKDLANVTELGFSTDSPIEPADPWLTIDAAINRGKGKVKLYELTKDQALTFEEAMHHYTYGSAKVSLANDIGKLEPGFKAEYIVMDRDPLVMK from the coding sequence ATGAAGGCCCTTATCAATGGAAACATCTATACCTCCTTCAAGCCCTTAAGAAGGGTTTCTGGGATTGTGATATCAAATGGGAGGGTAATTTATGCTGGGGATTCGGAAGTTGCTAAAAGAATTGCCAAGATGGCCAATGGAGAAGTCCAGGATTTGAAGGGAAAGTACGTCATACCTGCGTTTTTTGATTCTCACTTACACCTCGATGAACTTGGAATGAGCCTTGAGATGGTTGACCTTAGGGGAGTTAAGTCAATGGAGGAGCTCCTGGAGAGACTAAAGAGGGGAAGAGGAAGGATAGTCTTTGGCTTTGGATGGGATCAAGATGAACTCGGTGAGTGGCCGACAAAGGATGTTCTGAATGAAATTGATAGGCCCGTGTTCATTTATAGAAAATGTTTTCACGTGGCCGTGGCAAACGATGAGATGCTTAAGCTATTGAACTTACCATCATCGGAAGATTTTGAGGAGGACACGGGAATAATAAAGGAGAATGCCCTTGGAGAGGCCAGGAGGATAATAAACGAGAAGGTTCTTAGCTTGGAGGATTACATACATTACATAGAGAAAGCCCAGGAACACCTACTCAACTTGGGCGTTAAATCAGTTGCCTTCATGAGCGTCAACGAGAAATCCCTAAGGGCTCTGTTTGCGCTTGAACGTGAAGGTAAGCTCAAGATAAACGTTTTTGCATACCTCAATCCAAGTCTACTCGATTATCTCGAGCGTATAGGTATGGGAAGGTTCGGAAGTGATAGGCTCGTCATCTCTGGAGTGAAGCTATTCACGGATGGAAGCCTTGGGGCAAGAACAGCTCTTCTAAGCGAGCCATATGAGGATGACCCCTCTACCTCTGGACAGCTTGTCATGGAAGAGGAAGAGCTAGTGAAGGTCATTGAGAGGGCGAAAGCCCTGGGATTGGACGTTGCGATACATGCAATCGGGGACAAAGGATTGGACGTTGCATTGAATGCCTTTGAGGAGGCTGGATTCTCCGGAAGGATTGAGCATGCATCAGTTGTTAGGGATGATCAGCTTGAAAGGATAAAAAGGCTCAAGGTGAGACTCTCGGTTCAGCCCCACTTCATAATTAGCGACTGGTGGGTTGTTGAGAGGGTTGGAGAGAGAAGGGCTAGGTGGGTCTATAGGTTCAAAGATTTAGCAAACGTTACTGAACTCGGCTTTAGCACGGATTCGCCAATAGAACCAGCTGATCCTTGGTTAACGATTGATGCAGCGATAAACAGGGGTAAAGGAAAGGTTAAGCTTTACGAACTCACAAAAGATCAAGCGCTAACATTTGAGGAAGCGATGCACCACTACACTTATGGCTCTGCAAAGGTTTCACTTGCAAATGATATTGGAAAGCTGGAACCAGGATTCAAAGCAGAGTACATAGTCATGGACAGAGATCCATTGGTGATGAAATGA
- a CDS encoding radical SAM protein, with product MVKETPYYSYLVGELPEGCKYCVRGEKLVLFVTGVCPRNCFYCPLSPWRRRDVVYANERPVKSINDILEEVKIQEARGAGITGGDPLARLERTVEYIKLLKEEFGNKFHIHLYTTGILSNEKALQKLYDAGLDEIRFHPDLFEPNSKFLEKEIENMKKAFDFDWDVGGEVPAVPGFEDRIKWFAGLLDKLGGKFLNVNELEFSETNLRNLITRGYEPISDESSAIKGSLEMGLKILEWGEKNTSLSYHLCTAKLKDAVQLRNRLRRMAKNVAKPYMEITEDGTLRFGIAEYEDLEELYEFLINEAEVPKEWLYINWEKKRIEMPAEVAEELAEAIEGDVKFYIVEEYPTWDRIEVERIPLRI from the coding sequence ATGGTGAAGGAAACCCCCTACTATTCTTATCTTGTCGGCGAACTTCCGGAAGGGTGTAAGTACTGTGTTAGAGGAGAGAAGCTAGTCCTATTTGTAACTGGGGTTTGTCCGAGAAATTGCTTCTACTGTCCCTTAAGTCCTTGGAGGAGAAGGGATGTTGTGTATGCAAATGAAAGACCGGTGAAGAGCATTAACGATATTTTAGAAGAGGTCAAGATTCAAGAGGCCAGGGGAGCTGGAATAACGGGAGGAGATCCTCTCGCAAGGCTTGAAAGGACTGTAGAATACATAAAGTTGCTGAAGGAGGAGTTTGGTAATAAATTTCACATTCATTTGTATACCACTGGAATACTAAGTAACGAGAAGGCCCTACAAAAGTTGTATGATGCTGGATTGGACGAGATAAGGTTTCATCCCGATCTGTTTGAGCCAAACTCGAAGTTCTTAGAGAAGGAGATAGAAAATATGAAGAAAGCCTTTGACTTCGATTGGGACGTTGGCGGCGAGGTTCCAGCGGTTCCAGGATTTGAGGACAGGATTAAATGGTTTGCTGGATTGCTGGATAAGCTGGGGGGTAAATTCTTGAACGTTAATGAACTAGAGTTCAGTGAAACAAACCTTAGAAACCTAATCACAAGGGGTTATGAACCCATAAGCGATGAAAGCTCAGCCATAAAAGGATCCCTGGAGATGGGACTCAAGATACTCGAGTGGGGAGAGAAAAATACATCTCTAAGCTACCATCTCTGCACAGCAAAGTTAAAGGATGCGGTTCAGCTCAGAAATAGGCTAAGGAGAATGGCAAAAAATGTTGCCAAACCCTATATGGAAATTACAGAGGATGGAACACTGCGCTTTGGCATAGCCGAATATGAGGATCTAGAGGAGCTCTATGAATTCCTGATTAACGAGGCCGAGGTTCCAAAGGAATGGCTCTACATAAATTGGGAAAAGAAGAGGATAGAGATGCCGGCTGAAGTCGCGGAGGAGCTCGCCGAGGCAATAGAAGGGGATGTAAAATTCTACATAGTAGAGGAGTATCCGACCTGGGACAGAATAGAGGTTGAAAGGATACCCTTAAGAATTTAA
- a CDS encoding NCS2 family permease, translating into MGWIERYFELDKYGTDVKTEVLAGLTTFMTMAYILLVNPIILSNAMGKEAFDSLVAVTALSAGLTTILMGVYAKKPFALAPGMGLNAYFAYTVAPKYGWKVALAAVFVEGIIFIILSITKVRSAIIHAIPLSQKYAVGAGIGLFLTFIGLNNVGLLTASTTDKGVLQFTGLNANFLATPEGILFVFGVIFAGILIGLRIKGALLISILATSILGWIFNIAPRPEGIVSLPTISYTFLKLDLHGLINAGALGVVFAFFMVDFFDTLGTVTGLSAKAGFLTKEGKIPDAEKILLTDAIGTTFGALLGTSTVTTYIESAAGIEEGGRTGLTAVTTGLLLLLVGLFIAPIAKAIPSFATAPALIIVGYYMISAIKEVDFSDPTEAIPAFLVLITIPFTYSIADGIGVGFISYTLLKVFTGRWKEVHPLMYILALVFIGYFAYLAGVF; encoded by the coding sequence ATGGGTTGGATTGAGAGATATTTTGAGCTTGACAAGTACGGCACCGATGTCAAGACGGAGGTTCTCGCTGGATTAACGACCTTCATGACCATGGCATATATCCTCCTTGTCAACCCCATAATCCTCAGCAATGCAATGGGTAAGGAAGCTTTTGATTCTCTAGTGGCCGTTACAGCTCTCTCAGCAGGATTAACAACGATACTCATGGGAGTTTACGCCAAGAAGCCATTTGCCTTGGCCCCAGGAATGGGCTTAAATGCCTACTTTGCCTACACGGTGGCACCGAAGTATGGATGGAAAGTTGCCTTAGCAGCTGTCTTCGTTGAAGGTATAATCTTCATAATTCTGAGCATCACGAAGGTTAGAAGTGCAATAATTCACGCAATTCCATTGAGTCAAAAGTACGCTGTAGGTGCTGGAATAGGGTTGTTCCTAACGTTCATAGGCCTTAACAATGTTGGACTTCTCACGGCTTCAACAACTGACAAGGGAGTTCTCCAGTTTACAGGACTAAATGCTAACTTCCTTGCAACTCCTGAGGGCATACTCTTCGTATTTGGAGTTATCTTTGCAGGAATATTGATAGGGCTTAGAATAAAGGGAGCCCTATTGATATCAATACTTGCAACGAGCATATTGGGATGGATATTCAACATAGCACCAAGGCCTGAGGGGATTGTATCGCTTCCAACGATAAGCTACACTTTCCTGAAGTTGGATCTCCATGGGCTAATAAACGCTGGTGCCCTTGGAGTCGTCTTTGCATTCTTCATGGTGGACTTCTTCGACACCCTTGGAACTGTTACAGGACTTAGTGCAAAGGCTGGCTTCCTTACAAAGGAGGGCAAAATACCAGATGCCGAGAAGATCTTGCTGACTGACGCAATAGGAACGACGTTTGGAGCTTTATTGGGTACCTCAACGGTGACCACCTACATAGAGAGTGCTGCAGGTATTGAGGAAGGCGGAAGAACGGGACTTACTGCAGTAACAACTGGTTTGCTATTGCTCTTGGTGGGCCTCTTCATAGCCCCAATAGCGAAGGCCATTCCATCCTTCGCTACAGCACCGGCGTTGATAATAGTTGGTTACTACATGATAAGTGCAATAAAGGAAGTTGACTTCAGCGATCCAACAGAAGCTATACCAGCGTTTCTCGTTCTGATAACGATACCATTCACGTACTCAATAGCCGATGGTATTGGGGTTGGCTTCATAAGCTACACCCTCCTCAAGGTGTTCACGGGAAGGTGGAAGGAAGTTCATCCACTGATGTACATACTGGCCCTAGTATTCATCGGATACTTCGCCTACCTTGCTGGAGTCTTTTGA
- the iorA gene encoding indolepyruvate ferredoxin oxidoreductase subunit alpha, with amino-acid sequence MKRLLMGNEAIAYGALEAGVEFATGYPGTPSTEVIETIARLKPDVFAEWAPNEKVALEEAAGVSYAGLRSLVTMKCVGLNVAADPLMSLAYSGVEGGLVILVADDPGPHTSQTEQDDRYYGKISLLPVLEPYDPQEAHDLIIYAYELSEKYKVPVIFRTTTRVNHTTADVEVGEFKRLSRKPVFKKDIERYVRASMEGNRKRHKWLNETLRNIEEEFNNLKFNWVEGKGEIGVIVEGVPYNYVKEVLPSIDGEFKILKLSTPHPLPRKLVIDFLKSVKKAIVIEEGAPFLEEEIKIVAYEEGLSIPIYGKRTGHLPLEGELTPRLVKNALLKLLGKEGEEVKLPKEVEEAQALAPKRPPVMCPGCPHRGSYRALLDGLRELGYGKFDIPVHGDIGCYALSLLPPLEAIWTEFVMGASISLANGQSVVMGKKIVATIGDSTFFHNGIQPLIDAVYKDLDVLVIILDNRTTAMTGHQPHPGTGGSETGRKFREIDIEKLVKAIGVKYVKTVDPYDLKATKEAIKEAMKVKGPAVIIAKRECVIPVIRRGETREPPIIIEDKCTGCKACILLSGCPALIYDPETRKVKIDELICTGCGICNQLCPFDAIKFKEELS; translated from the coding sequence GTGAAGAGACTTCTAATGGGTAACGAGGCCATAGCTTACGGTGCTCTAGAGGCTGGTGTTGAATTTGCAACGGGTTATCCTGGAACGCCTTCGACGGAGGTTATAGAAACGATAGCAAGGCTGAAACCAGATGTATTTGCTGAATGGGCTCCAAATGAAAAAGTGGCTCTGGAAGAAGCTGCGGGAGTTTCCTATGCTGGCTTGAGGAGCTTAGTTACGATGAAATGTGTTGGACTGAATGTCGCCGCTGACCCCTTAATGAGCCTAGCTTACTCGGGAGTTGAAGGAGGCCTAGTTATCCTGGTTGCTGATGATCCAGGACCTCATACAAGCCAAACTGAACAGGACGATAGATACTATGGTAAGATATCTCTCCTACCTGTTCTCGAGCCTTACGATCCCCAAGAAGCTCATGATCTAATAATCTACGCTTATGAGCTCAGTGAAAAGTACAAGGTTCCCGTTATATTCAGAACTACAACGAGAGTGAACCATACAACGGCTGACGTTGAAGTTGGAGAGTTTAAGAGGCTAAGTAGAAAGCCCGTTTTCAAGAAGGACATTGAGAGGTACGTTAGAGCTAGCATGGAGGGGAACAGAAAGAGACATAAGTGGCTAAACGAAACTTTGAGAAATATTGAGGAGGAATTCAACAATCTGAAGTTCAACTGGGTGGAAGGGAAGGGTGAGATAGGAGTAATAGTTGAGGGAGTTCCTTACAATTATGTCAAGGAAGTCCTGCCGAGCATAGATGGAGAATTTAAGATCCTCAAGTTGTCAACGCCTCATCCTCTCCCAAGGAAGCTCGTTATAGACTTTCTAAAGTCAGTTAAGAAGGCCATTGTTATAGAGGAGGGTGCTCCCTTCCTGGAAGAGGAGATAAAGATAGTGGCCTATGAGGAAGGTCTATCGATCCCAATCTATGGAAAGAGAACGGGTCATCTACCATTGGAGGGTGAACTAACTCCAAGGCTAGTCAAGAATGCTCTGCTCAAGCTCCTTGGGAAGGAGGGTGAGGAGGTTAAGCTTCCTAAGGAAGTTGAGGAAGCCCAAGCATTGGCTCCCAAGAGGCCTCCCGTGATGTGTCCAGGGTGTCCACATAGGGGAAGTTATAGGGCCCTTCTTGATGGTTTAAGGGAATTGGGCTATGGAAAGTTCGACATCCCCGTTCATGGAGATATTGGCTGTTACGCTCTATCACTCCTACCTCCTCTTGAAGCCATATGGACGGAATTCGTCATGGGAGCTAGCATAAGCCTGGCCAATGGACAGAGCGTTGTCATGGGGAAGAAGATAGTGGCCACAATTGGAGACTCGACTTTCTTCCACAATGGAATACAACCCTTGATAGATGCCGTATACAAGGATTTAGACGTACTCGTCATAATCCTTGACAATAGAACCACCGCAATGACCGGACATCAGCCACATCCGGGAACGGGAGGAAGTGAGACCGGTAGGAAGTTCAGAGAAATTGACATAGAGAAACTCGTTAAGGCCATTGGTGTCAAATACGTCAAAACTGTGGATCCATACGACTTAAAGGCTACAAAAGAGGCCATAAAAGAGGCAATGAAAGTTAAAGGACCTGCAGTTATAATAGCCAAGAGGGAATGTGTAATTCCCGTGATCAGGAGAGGAGAGACCAGAGAACCACCAATAATAATAGAGGATAAATGTACAGGCTGTAAGGCATGTATATTACTCTCAGGCTGTCCTGCATTGATTTACGATCCAGAGACGAGGAAGGTCAAGATAGATGAGCTTATATGCACAGGCTGTGGTATCTGTAACCAGCTCTGTCCATTTGACGCAATAAAGTTCAAGGAAGAGCTCTCCTAA
- the rlmD gene encoding 23S rRNA (uracil(1939)-C(5))-methyltransferase RlmD produces MKGEIKRLNEEGFGVLSGILVPFSAPGDGVLILEVERVKKRRIASKWELLRSSPLRVGARCRVFGRCGGCILQHIAYDYQLEFKREILRRILGFEVDIIPSPRIFGHRNRIDVAITSEGIGFRERGKWWKVVDIDECPVFGKTSKKALERLREFIEEEKIEVWKIKEDKGFLRYLVLREGKFTGEVMVNFVTKEGELPSPVEYFDFADSIYWSINRTMSDVSYGDVEKWWGKEFITERIDDVKYLIHPNSFFQTNSYQAINLVRKVSEFVEGEKILDMYSGVGTFGIYLAKRGMKVVGFDSNEFAIEMARRNVEINEVEAEFFVGTDRAVEVKGFDTVIVDPPRAGLHPKLVRRLNREKPDAIVYVSCNPKTFARDIKMLKYKIEDIIALDMFPHTPHVELVAKLSKI; encoded by the coding sequence ATGAAAGGGGAGATCAAGAGACTTAACGAAGAGGGCTTTGGCGTTCTATCTGGAATACTTGTTCCCTTTTCGGCTCCAGGTGATGGGGTTCTTATCTTAGAGGTTGAGAGAGTAAAGAAGAGGAGAATTGCATCAAAATGGGAGCTTTTAAGATCATCCCCCCTGAGAGTTGGAGCTAGATGCAGGGTCTTTGGAAGGTGTGGAGGTTGCATTCTGCAACACATAGCTTACGATTACCAACTTGAGTTTAAGAGGGAAATCCTTAGAAGAATTCTAGGCTTTGAAGTGGACATAATTCCCTCTCCTCGGATATTTGGACACAGGAACAGGATCGATGTTGCAATAACATCCGAGGGAATTGGATTTAGGGAGAGGGGAAAGTGGTGGAAGGTTGTTGACATAGATGAGTGCCCAGTCTTCGGAAAGACTTCAAAGAAGGCATTGGAGAGGCTAAGGGAATTCATAGAGGAAGAGAAAATAGAAGTCTGGAAAATTAAGGAGGATAAAGGCTTTCTGAGGTACCTGGTTCTGAGGGAGGGAAAGTTCACGGGAGAAGTGATGGTGAACTTCGTGACAAAGGAGGGGGAGTTACCAAGTCCAGTTGAGTACTTTGATTTCGCCGATTCGATATACTGGAGCATAAACAGGACGATGAGCGATGTATCCTACGGGGACGTGGAGAAGTGGTGGGGCAAGGAGTTCATAACTGAAAGGATAGATGACGTGAAATATTTGATACATCCAAACTCCTTCTTCCAAACTAACAGTTATCAGGCTATTAACTTAGTTAGAAAGGTTAGTGAGTTCGTTGAAGGGGAGAAGATACTTGACATGTATTCCGGTGTTGGAACGTTTGGGATATACTTGGCGAAGAGAGGAATGAAAGTTGTTGGATTCGACTCAAATGAATTCGCGATAGAGATGGCAAGAAGAAATGTTGAGATAAATGAAGTTGAAGCTGAATTCTTTGTTGGCACTGATAGAGCTGTTGAGGTTAAGGGATTCGACACTGTAATAGTTGATCCGCCAAGAGCAGGGTTACATCCAAAGCTTGTGAGGAGGTTGAACAGGGAAAAACCTGATGCAATAGTTTACGTCTCGTGCAATCCAAAGACATTTGCGAGGGACATAAAAATGCTCAAATACAAAATAGAAGATATAATAGCCTTGGACATGTTTCCACACACCCCACACGTCGAGTTGGTGGCAAAGTTATCAAAGATCTAG
- a CDS encoding DUF512 domain-containing protein — protein MYELTEDLRLRKITKYELDGVDEREDLLVIPPSSKAGPCGNGCVFCYLLQNPPEMIYKVPRHDTLNDPKLEDRIRYAREHYDLWIRVTDTSGNVKFDIDRIKSLYSAGLDEIQISVHTTKKDVRARLMRNRHAGKLIDLLPIAAEHFRVIADIILTPGYNVRDIGEIIEDLDEMGVHEVRLFPVGVTRYNKFGVRPLTREELRYVKEVALKKDRELDIKVVIPPIFEALLGEFTTGLEPFDIEPDFPTYIFTGELAYNEMKRLFPKLNIVMVKNEFFGGNIGTAGLLTGKDVLREVEKLPEVDFGLLLLPELMFYGDMTLDGWNRRELSTKILMEKGYIVETALEPQEIPRIIEKVSL, from the coding sequence ATGTACGAGTTGACAGAGGATTTGAGATTGAGGAAGATAACCAAGTATGAACTCGATGGGGTAGATGAAAGGGAGGATCTACTCGTCATCCCTCCTTCCTCAAAGGCTGGACCCTGCGGTAATGGTTGCGTCTTTTGTTATCTCCTTCAAAATCCCCCCGAAATGATATACAAAGTGCCCAGACACGACACCCTAAACGATCCCAAACTTGAAGATAGAATTAGGTATGCCAGGGAACATTACGATCTATGGATAAGGGTAACGGACACCTCGGGTAACGTTAAGTTCGACATTGATAGGATCAAGAGCCTGTACTCTGCTGGACTTGATGAGATCCAAATTTCGGTTCATACCACCAAGAAGGATGTTAGAGCAAGATTGATGAGGAATAGACATGCTGGAAAGTTAATAGATCTTCTCCCAATTGCGGCTGAACACTTTAGGGTTATCGCCGACATAATCCTAACTCCTGGCTATAATGTCCGAGATATAGGGGAAATAATCGAGGATCTTGATGAAATGGGAGTTCATGAAGTTAGGCTCTTCCCTGTGGGAGTAACTAGGTACAATAAATTCGGGGTCAGGCCCCTAACTAGAGAAGAGCTACGCTATGTTAAAGAAGTTGCCCTTAAAAAGGATAGAGAGCTTGATATAAAGGTCGTAATACCCCCAATATTTGAAGCATTGCTGGGAGAGTTCACCACGGGGCTTGAGCCCTTCGACATTGAACCTGACTTTCCAACCTACATATTCACAGGAGAGCTAGCATACAATGAGATGAAAAGGCTATTTCCAAAGTTGAATATCGTGATGGTTAAGAACGAATTCTTTGGGGGTAACATTGGAACCGCCGGGTTATTAACAGGAAAAGATGTTCTCAGGGAAGTGGAAAAGTTACCTGAAGTTGACTTTGGGCTGCTACTCCTCCCAGAGTTGATGTTCTATGGAGACATGACGCTCGATGGCTGGAACAGAAGAGAGCTCTCAACGAAGATCCTCATGGAAAAAGGTTATATAGTTGAGACAGCCCTAGAACCCCAAGAGATACCCAGGATCATAGAGAAGGTCTCCCTATGA
- the mtnP gene encoding S-methyl-5'-thioadenosine phosphorylase, producing MVRVGVIGGSGVYDFPAENKREVTVNTPYGKVTVTIGVVNGEEVAFLARHGKGHSIPPHKINYRANIWALHELGVERIIATSAVGSLNPAMRPGDFVILDQLMDFTVSRPRTFYDGEESPHDRKFVAHVDFTEPYCPEIRRALITAAKDLSLPYHPKGTYVCTEGPRFETAAEIRAYRILGGDVVGMTQCPEAILARELEMCYASVAIVTNYAAGISGKKLTHTEVVELMQKKSQEIVSLILKTIPLIPRERNCPCKDALKGATG from the coding sequence ATGGTCAGAGTTGGGGTTATAGGTGGCTCAGGCGTTTACGACTTCCCTGCTGAGAACAAGAGGGAAGTGACAGTTAACACACCCTATGGAAAAGTCACTGTAACGATAGGGGTTGTCAATGGTGAAGAAGTTGCTTTCTTGGCTAGACACGGCAAGGGACACTCAATACCTCCCCACAAGATAAACTACAGGGCAAACATATGGGCTCTCCATGAGCTTGGCGTTGAAAGGATAATAGCGACATCGGCTGTTGGCTCTCTAAATCCAGCCATGAGACCGGGAGACTTTGTTATTCTAGATCAACTCATGGATTTCACAGTTTCAAGGCCTAGAACATTTTACGATGGAGAAGAGAGCCCCCACGATAGGAAGTTTGTGGCTCACGTTGACTTTACTGAACCTTACTGTCCAGAGATAAGGAGGGCCCTCATAACGGCAGCTAAGGATTTATCCCTTCCATACCATCCAAAGGGAACCTATGTATGTACTGAAGGTCCTAGGTTTGAGACCGCGGCTGAGATAAGAGCTTACAGAATCCTTGGTGGTGATGTTGTTGGAATGACTCAGTGCCCAGAGGCCATACTGGCCAGAGAACTTGAGATGTGCTATGCCAGCGTTGCCATAGTAACGAACTACGCTGCAGGTATCAGTGGAAAAAAGTTGACCCATACAGAAGTCGTTGAACTAATGCAGAAGAAGTCTCAGGAGATAGTTTCACTAATTCTTAAGACAATTCCCCTCATTCCCAGGGAGAGAAACTGTCCATGCAAGGACGCTCTAAAAGGGGCAACTGGTTGA
- a CDS encoding metal-dependent transcriptional regulator: MVISKREEEYLEVMYLLQKNKGVIRVKDIAKILKVKPPSVVDALKKLSKKGLIEYEKYDRITLTPEGKRIAESTYSKHVLLTEFFVNVLGIPPEIAEEDACQFEHYVSEVTVKRIREFIEYIQEHCPYVLKQFLKKVQEESKDSSKVGEVSDEY, from the coding sequence ATTGTGATATCAAAGAGAGAGGAGGAATACCTGGAGGTCATGTACCTTCTCCAAAAGAATAAGGGGGTCATTAGGGTAAAGGACATTGCAAAAATTTTGAAGGTCAAGCCACCAAGCGTCGTTGACGCCCTTAAAAAGTTGAGTAAGAAGGGATTAATAGAATATGAAAAGTACGATAGGATAACGCTCACGCCTGAGGGTAAAAGAATAGCGGAGAGCACTTATTCAAAGCACGTTCTCCTGACAGAATTTTTTGTTAACGTTCTTGGAATTCCACCTGAGATAGCCGAAGAGGATGCATGCCAGTTTGAGCACTATGTTAGTGAGGTGACTGTAAAAAGAATAAGGGAGTTCATAGAGTACATCCAGGAACACTGTCCTTATGTGCTAAAACAGTTCTTAAAAAAAGTTCAAGAAGAATCAAAAGACTCCAGCAAGGTAGGCGAAGTATCCGATGAATACTAG